A single region of the Synergistaceae bacterium genome encodes:
- the efp gene encoding elongation factor P: MAQVVDTTDFYVGLKFRWQDAIWEIEEFDHHKMGRGGAVVRTKLRNVETGSAVENSFKPGEKFERIIYEEKPAQFSYKDGDDYVFMDLATYDQLTITPAALGSAVKYLVDDMEIKIEFFEGKIMGIELPKSVELKVVETPPSFKGDTVSGGGKPAVLETGITVTVPVFVEPGEVIVVDTRSGLYLERAKK, translated from the coding sequence ATGGCTCAGGTAGTGGACACCACCGACTTCTACGTAGGATTGAAATTCAGATGGCAGGACGCCATATGGGAAATCGAGGAATTTGATCATCACAAAATGGGGCGTGGTGGGGCCGTCGTCCGAACGAAACTGCGCAACGTGGAAACGGGGTCCGCTGTGGAAAATTCCTTCAAACCGGGTGAAAAGTTCGAACGCATCATCTACGAGGAAAAGCCGGCTCAGTTCAGCTACAAGGATGGCGACGACTACGTCTTCATGGACCTCGCCACCTATGACCAGCTCACCATCACTCCCGCGGCCCTGGGCAGCGCCGTGAAGTATCTGGTGGATGATATGGAGATCAAAATCGAGTTTTTCGAGGGCAAAATCATGGGGATCGAACTTCCCAAGAGCGTCGAGCTGAAAGTCGTGGAAACTCCTCCCAGCTTCAAGGGCGACACCGTGTCGGGAGGCGGCAAGCCGGCCGTTCTCGAAACGGGGATAACGGTTACGGTTCCCGTTTTTGTGGAGCCGGGTGAGGTCATCGTAGTCGACACCCGTTCGGGGTTGTATCTGGAAAGGGCAAAAAAATAG
- a CDS encoding transposase — protein sequence MNSRERIAYLRGLLDSMPGDEKVQKICFAVAEALDALAVEIAEQGKRIDLQREHYEGLVDELDELHDAVYELEEAMGMDSEEDMEEDGSGDEDGEGLEEVTESYISMTCPACAYSFYYRYEEDKENEKLICPSCGEEFNRSL from the coding sequence TTGAACTCCAGGGAAAGGATAGCGTACCTCAGGGGGCTTCTTGATTCCATGCCTGGGGATGAAAAGGTGCAAAAGATCTGCTTCGCCGTGGCGGAGGCTCTCGACGCCCTCGCGGTGGAAATCGCCGAGCAGGGGAAGCGGATTGACCTGCAGAGGGAGCACTACGAAGGTCTTGTGGACGAACTGGATGAACTGCACGATGCCGTTTATGAACTGGAAGAAGCCATGGGAATGGACTCCGAAGAAGATATGGAAGAGGACGGAAGCGGAGACGAGGACGGAGAAGGGCTGGAAGAAGTGACGGAAAGCTACATCTCCATGACCTGCCCGGCCTGCGCCTATTCCTTTTATTATCGGTACGAAGAGGACAAGGAGAACGAAAAACTGATCTGTCCCAGTTGCGGAGAAGAATTCAACCGCTCGCTGTAA
- a CDS encoding type II and III secretion system protein has translation MSISTCRKVFLTLLTLVVACAACTADAAGEGRYGDNLIGLPSLSAFQLYQIGDADLVINISGKRLPPPEIVNSGSDTLVILREARWDEGDRTINPVPMVTRISAEQRGRDVIVAIRTEKPLQLQSTRGIAPSDAYTLRLTTMDQQQKLIEEPVATRQPQTLRVPTGPFAVTTPITLDLRDAELKDVFRMLGAHLKKNIIIDPSLPPALVTMTLKNTPLSEAFGYLMRTYDIAYELAGKDTIIVGTTDGLSKVAGKEETRAYHVAYADPAALSALVVNLTKVTADRVVVDPRLRTLYVTSYPSKLEEVALVLQKLDHPGKQIMLHARILEFTDNATLEVESALNAVYDHWWFNYAGGQATGGFADDNRLGRGTPTSTIQPGTGLLTPMQGVWREFDVAFRAVETKGWGRALANPSVIVIDGQEANISLTQDYPYISGRDDAGNPSWSIQRVGPQMTLTPTLGRDGIVTIKLTIQTGDIVDQVSGSLGETMPITANRSVETNVRVRDGEPFVVGGLFNDNKTRSKMRIPILGQIPLLGEIFTVHNNTHRKTQVAIVVVPYILNTPDVAIDQERVLSIQ, from the coding sequence CTGCCGTCCTTGTCCGCGTTTCAACTCTATCAGATCGGGGATGCCGACCTTGTGATCAATATATCGGGTAAGCGTCTGCCTCCGCCGGAGATCGTCAACAGCGGCAGCGATACCCTCGTCATATTGCGAGAAGCCCGCTGGGACGAAGGAGACAGAACCATCAACCCCGTGCCGATGGTTACGAGAATCAGCGCCGAGCAAAGGGGCCGCGACGTGATCGTCGCCATACGCACGGAAAAGCCGCTTCAGCTGCAGTCCACCCGGGGCATCGCCCCCTCCGACGCCTACACTCTTCGTCTGACCACCATGGACCAGCAGCAGAAGCTCATTGAGGAGCCCGTGGCCACCCGGCAGCCTCAGACTCTGAGAGTTCCCACGGGACCCTTCGCCGTCACCACGCCCATCACTCTCGACCTGAGAGACGCGGAGCTGAAGGACGTCTTCCGGATGCTGGGCGCTCACCTGAAGAAAAATATCATTATCGATCCCTCCCTTCCTCCCGCCCTGGTGACCATGACCCTCAAAAACACCCCCCTCAGCGAGGCCTTCGGCTATCTCATGAGAACCTACGACATCGCCTACGAGCTGGCGGGCAAGGACACCATCATCGTTGGGACCACCGACGGACTTTCGAAGGTGGCGGGCAAGGAGGAGACCCGGGCCTATCACGTGGCCTACGCCGATCCCGCGGCTCTGTCGGCCCTTGTGGTGAACCTGACGAAGGTCACGGCGGATCGGGTTGTGGTGGATCCCCGTCTGCGCACCCTCTACGTCACCTCCTACCCCTCCAAGCTGGAGGAAGTGGCTCTTGTGCTGCAGAAACTGGACCATCCGGGCAAGCAGATCATGCTTCACGCCCGCATTCTTGAATTTACGGACAACGCCACCCTTGAAGTGGAGTCGGCTCTGAACGCCGTATACGATCACTGGTGGTTCAACTACGCCGGCGGGCAGGCCACGGGCGGCTTCGCGGACGACAACCGGCTGGGGCGGGGAACTCCCACGTCCACCATTCAGCCCGGAACGGGGCTTCTCACCCCCATGCAGGGCGTCTGGCGGGAGTTCGACGTGGCCTTCCGGGCGGTGGAGACCAAGGGCTGGGGCCGGGCGCTGGCCAATCCCTCCGTCATCGTCATCGACGGGCAGGAGGCCAACATCAGCCTGACTCAGGACTATCCCTACATTTCCGGACGGGACGACGCGGGCAACCCAAGCTGGAGCATTCAGAGGGTCGGTCCTCAGATGACCCTCACCCCCACCCTGGGCCGCGACGGCATCGTGACGATCAAGCTCACCATCCAGACCGGCGACATCGTGGACCAGGTCAGCGGAAGTCTGGGCGAGACCATGCCCATCACCGCCAACCGCAGCGTGGAAACCAACGTGCGGGTTCGAGACGGAGAGCCCTTCGTGGTGGGCGGCCTCTTCAACGACAACAAGACCCGCAGCAAAATGCGGATTCCCATTTTGGGGCAGATTCCCCTTCTGGGCGAGATTTTCACCGTCCACAACAACACCCACCGCAAGACGCAGGTCGCCATCGTGGTGGTGCCTTACATCCTGAACACGCCGGACGTGGCCATCGATCAGGAGAGGGTCCTTTCCATCCAGTAG